The segment TGCGGCTAAAGTAGAGCGCGTCGCCATGGGTATCGAAGATGACTTTGACGATATTCGGATCAGCGATCTGGGTGGCGTCGTGGATGGGAGCTGCGGCGGTGATCATCTTTACGCTGGGGTCATCACGCAGCGTTCGGGCCAGCTCATCGATCAATGCGGGGGAAATGAGCGGCTCGTCGCCCTGTACATTGATGAGGACTCGGTGGTCGGGAAAGGATGCGGCGGCCTCGGCGATGCGATCGGTGCCACTAGGGTGATTCGGGTCGGTGAGGACCGTTTTGGCTCCGAAGGTGGCTGCTGCCTCGGCGATGCGGGCGTCATCGGTCGCGATGATCACGTCGTCGATCTGCTGGCACTCCTGGCAGCGCTCCCAGACATGCTGGACGAGCGGTTTTCCGGCGATGAGGTGCAGAGGCTTGCCTGGGAAGCGGGTAGAGCCCCAGCGGGCAGGAATGGCGACGAGGGTGCGTGAGGATTCAGAGTGGGCCACGGGCGGGTACGTGCGGGTTCGCCCGAGATGGCGCGGATGCTCACGCGATGCAAGGATGGAAAAGCGACTCTTTTCAGCGTTTTCGCCGCATCACCGCACAACCAGCAGCGGACAGCAGCAGCACGGCTCCCGCAGGCTCCGGCACGGTGTGTGTCTGGAGGTGAAAAATCGTCAGCGGGGCGGCGAAATCTCCCGCACCCTGCACATTGTTCACCCCACCCCAGATGGCCTTACTCGCAGAAGCCAAGGTAAAATCGGTAGAAAAAGTCTCACTCGGATCAGGCATGACCCAATTGTTCGCCACATTGCTATCGGAGCTGTCATTGGTGATCAGTGCCCACTCAAAGGCGCCATTGAGAGTCATCACATCATAAATCCACAGATACACGGCATCACCAGCCGCAAAGACATCGCTCGATAGCCCCTGATCGCTCGTGCCGTCCGGCAGCAGCTCAGCATCTTTATCAAAATACGAAACTGAGCTATTCCACCCGTTAAAGGCCGGTGCCTCTGCCCTGGAGAAAGGCTCCCAGTTCAGGACCCAGTCCTGGATATTCTGAGCGGTGGGGACGAAGCTGGACTTAAAAGTCCCTAGCTCAAAGCGGAATGAGTCATCCAGCGCCGACACGCCATCTGCCTGGAGCAATGCATTGCCGGGCACATCATGGAAATTGACCGTAGCAGCACCCAAGTGCCCAAATCCCAGCCCCCACAGCGCCACGAGCACACAGACCACTCTCCGCGCACCCAATGGGCCGAGGCTTGCTAAATAGGTCTTGGTCAGGCAAGTCATATCCTTTCGATTTCCTTCACCATGCCAAATTAATTGAGTAAAATCAATGTAATATCCATAATTTATCACCCCGCCATTGTCCGCCCTTCTCGTCATCCATCAGAGCTTCAGCACCGCGTCATTGCATTCCCCCCCAAACTGGCGGATAGACCCTGCTCCTCAGGCCAACACCACCTCTCGTGACCACCCGTAACCGCACCGAACATCCGCCGAAAAAACCCTCCATCATCAGTCGCCTGAAATCTGGCCTGAAGAAGGTGTTGCGCCTCGGCAAAGGCTCC is part of the Verrucomicrobiaceae bacterium genome and harbors:
- the kdsB gene encoding 3-deoxy-manno-octulosonate cytidylyltransferase produces the protein MAHSESSRTLVAIPARWGSTRFPGKPLHLIAGKPLVQHVWERCQECQQIDDVIIATDDARIAEAAATFGAKTVLTDPNHPSGTDRIAEAAASFPDHRVLINVQGDEPLISPALIDELARTLRDDPSVKMITAAAPIHDATQIADPNIVKVIFDTHGDALYFSRSPLPFVRNPQAWPRSYRHLGIYGFQRSFLFQFVAWPPSRLEQTESLEQLRALENGARIRVGLTDELTPGVDTPEQAEAIEKHLQKHSS
- a CDS encoding PEP-CTERM sorting domain-containing protein; the protein is MTCLTKTYLASLGPLGARRVVCVLVALWGLGFGHLGAATVNFHDVPGNALLQADGVSALDDSFRFELGTFKSSFVPTAQNIQDWVLNWEPFSRAEAPAFNGWNSSVSYFDKDAELLPDGTSDQGLSSDVFAAGDAVYLWIYDVMTLNGAFEWALITNDSSDSNVANNWVMPDPSETFSTDFTLASASKAIWGGVNNVQGAGDFAAPLTIFHLQTHTVPEPAGAVLLLSAAGCAVMRRKR